A single window of Colletes latitarsis isolate SP2378_abdomen chromosome 11, iyColLati1, whole genome shotgun sequence DNA harbors:
- the Hmg-2 gene encoding high mobility group protein 2, which produces MSESTPVIDVPESNGGPEQPTFNGETEDHTNKSPGSTEDKAPDSVCDNGIKKNNIASVVGSNTTNTTNRSKKRKKAPRDATAPKQPLTGYFRFLNDRREKVRGENPTLSFAEITKLLASEWSTLPADQKQQYLDAAEQDKERYNREFSDYKQTEAYRLFNEKQSLEKQQETKKERNGTDLNSEQNDIQQEKDNDFTGFDIPIFTEEFLDHNKACEAELRQLRKATSDYEAQNAVLQRHVDSLYAAVNRLESETNQQRTTNQALQRHLDSLRSQLAGCFATVSLPGTHEGATLQNIDSYVERLESLLNSNVEQSLRNAVRSAVSRLELIG; this is translated from the exons ATGAGTGAAAGTACACCAGTTATTGATGTGCCTGAAAGCAATGGTGGGCCGGAACAACCAACTTTTAATGGAGAAACTGAAGATCATACTA ataAATCACCAGGAAGCACAGAAGACAAAGCACCAGACTCTGTATGTGACAATGGAATTAAAAAGAATAATATAGCTTCTGTAGTTGGAAGTAATACCACTAATACAACTAATAGATCGAAGAAACGCAAGAAAGCTCCAAGGGATGCTACTGCACCAAAGCAACCACTCACAGGCTATTTTAG GTTTTTAAACGACCGACGAGAAAAAGTAAGAGGTGAAAATCCAACATTATCATTTGCTGAAATTACAAAACTGCTTGCATCAGAGTGGAGTACACTACCTGCTGATCAAAAGCAACAGTATTTGGATGCAGCGGAACAAGACAAAGAACGTTATAATCGTGAGTTCAGCGATTATAAACAAACAGAAGCCTACCGTCTATTTAATGAAAAACAGTCATTGGAGAAGCAACAGGAAACTAAAAAGGAAAGAAACGGAACTGACCTTAATTCTGAGCAAAAT gatattcaacAAGAGAAAGATAATGATTTTACAGGTTTCGATATCCCCATTTTTACAGAAGAATTCTTGGATCATAACAAAG CATGTGAAGCAGAACTAAGGCAACTAAGAAAAGCTACATCAGATTATGAGGCTCAGAATGCTGTTCTTCAACGACATGTGGACAGCTTGTATGCAGCTGTAAATCGTCTGGAGTCTGAAACAAATCAACAGCGCACGACAAATCAAGCTTTACAACGTCATCTGGATTCCCTTCGTTCGCAGTTAGCTGGTTGTTTTGCCACAGTATCTCTTCCAG GCACACATGAAGGTGCTACGTTACAAAATATCGATAGTTACGTCGAAAGACTCGAATCGTTATTAAACAGTAACGTCGAGCAATCTTTACGAAACGCTGTGCGTAGTGCCGTATCTCGTCTTGAATTAATTGGATGA
- the LOC143348248 gene encoding protein MMS22-like: MDLSLTFNCNGKVNFNDWELSKESLFLRGEVDNVLYPQDEYPLSDMDIQLFNCTIPATTVILELKHFIKCMVMQLKILNRYKNCNQILNSKTDDIDFYNIRYIVCKFIVYIRIYLNSIKWDIQSLQVINENIEEEFNSLFITIKHFLSELRSIPDATFYYAPSKLGNQCKQPEYHMYHMHIELRWLFISLVYTRSLYYQHSIESQLNELENNQQIIINDLIYISLKIFETMPLVNIQQKTPYNCTCIRELWLMLQVFIDSLSERIQSKTFWDYVNDSVNELLSRNVSDTKKSYNLAPCKNSELFCLWIIYNLSLLYGYSVDGVYLGSKCSRIRPNYEQLDKILKTYVSKGGKDGERDEIDEELRIMIPLLNIITNWWQPRVSVISLLWDCFHKRLDEPFLIQTSGPWTLSVEKKTAMDILKQVKDRINNIECIKESSYGMFLRLLGSFLQINYNNNDTKYWNQIKGRIYSKFSKSKVQEFSISGLYNFISLFLTLAVTGDTTNVCSVMLDLLPLTKEYSNENSTKYILVWKGKLTILLLYSDLGLNFNNVAPCYIDTVNAISCRKDDTSRSMMVNFVEVFNIILSSSSVELGEHLLISGWIDRYLLECPNRMVGTLTKILVNIFEKCVSLTVNSTNSDGVEKMFDALWCYVACRVRQLVFDPVLIGDYYEDVSKLAAAFTLEALRNPLIAKKYKHSAMSLFQHFASSVIVKDIRITRCYLVLILKQEQAAQALKKEIKNFDIIVIQAWIKCSIIGHNTNADEITFIQNYILQLNEIQEIFVTPQDIQEFRNSDESILVFIMYSMKKRSTLKTEQARIQYDAKWKLYFNHIEKWILTPITEETKDSELALWIYRCIGTLILCTSTMLYSKNLPNNIFRTLLHKTVLSMDQPFLKNLGKKTFSMILLGIEAFNVKSDISLQALIRDLFDQYMPLLIIPVNNANNFKVSDSLLKCFRDAKADFLHLVFEILMTNFFTVSSDNMMHKHFYLVMIFLQSLLKGDKNYAYHVTEYIILICTPYIIEGYMKVHDHHPHKQHTVDFITNVIRNSYYKEDHNLQEKFNNVISNVVQKSLIKDQHNTFKFIRSVLSINIEIVQFLLANIEHTLINLERNRRPNAASLRYSWNQLQTAMKNIKENR, translated from the exons ATGGATTTGTCTTTAACTTTTAATTGCAATGGAAAGGTGAACTTTAACGATTGGGAGTTAAGTAAGGAGAGTTTATTTTTGCGTGGAGAAGTAGATAATGTTCTTTATCCACAAGATGAATATCCATTGTCTGATATGGATATACAACTTTTCAATTGTACTATACCTGCCACAACAGTTATATTAGAGTTAAAACATTTTATCAAATGCATGGT CATGCAGTTAAAAATACTCAACagatataaaaattgtaatcaGATTTTGAATTCCAAAACTGATGACATTGATTTTTATAATATAAGATATATTGTATGTAAATTTAttgtatacattcgaatatattTAAACAG TATTAAGTGGGACATTCAATCTCTGCAAgttataaatgaaaatatcgAAGAAGAATTTAATTCATTATTTATTACCATAAAACATTTTCTTAGTGAATTACGAAGTATTCCAGATGCAACGTTTTACTATGCACCTTCTAAATTAGGCAATCAA TGTAAACAACCAGAATATCATATGTATCATATGCATATAGAATTACGATGGCTTTTTATTTCATTAGTCTATACCCGCAGTTTATATTACCAGCATTCAATCGAAAGTCAGTTAAATGAACTTGAAAACAATCAGCAAATAATCATAAATGAtcttatttatatttcattgaagATATTTGAAACA ATGCCTTTAGTAAACATACAACAAAAAACCCCATATAATTGTACTTGCATTCGCGAATTATGGCTCATGCTTCAAGTATTTATTGATAGCTTGTCTGAAAGAATACAATCGAAG ACATTTTGGGATTATGTAAATGACAGTGTTAATGAACTATTAAGTAGGAATGTATCTGACACTAAAAAAAGCTATAACTTAGCACCCTGTAAAAATTCTGAATTATTCTGCCTCTGGATTATTTACAATCTTTCACTTTTATATGGGTACAGTGTGGATGGTGTATATTTAGGATCTAAGTGTTCAAGG ATTAGGCCTAATTATGAGCAACTTGACAAAATTTTGAAAACATATGTCTCAAAAGGTGGGAAAGATGGTGAACGAGACGAAATTGATGAAGAATTACGCATAATGATAcctttattaaatattattactaATTGGTGGCAACCGCGAGTTTCAGTAATTTCTCTCCTTTGGGATTGCTTTCATAAAAGATTAGATGAACCATTTTTGATACAGACATCTGGCCCTTGGACTCTATCAGTTGAAAA GAAAACTGCTATGGACATTCTTAAACAAGTAAAAGATAGAATTAATAACATAGAATGTATTAAAGAGTCTAGCTATGGAATGTTTTTACGTCTACTTG GATCCTTCttgcaaataaattataataacaaTGATACAAAGTACTGGAATCAAATTAAAGGTCGTATCTATTCAAAGTTCTCCAAGAGCAAAGTACAAGAATTTTCCATAAGTGGCTTGTATAATttcatttcattatttttaacatTAGCTGTTACTGGGGATACCACAAATGTA TGTTCAGTAATGCTAGATCTTCTACCACTAACAAAAGAGTACAGTAATGAAAAtagtacaaaatatattttagtttgGAAAGGAAAGCTGACTATTCTTCTTTTGTATAGCGATCTTGGACTTAATTTTAATAACGTAGCACCTTGCTATATAGATAcg gtGAATGCAATAAGTTGCCGTAAAGATGATACATCCCGTTCGATGATGGTCAATTTTGTCGAAgtgtttaatataattttgtcaTCTAGCAGTGTGGAATTAGGAGAACATTTACTGATCAGTGGTTGGATAGATCGTTATTTGCTGGAATGTCCGAATAGAATGGTCGGAACACTAACAAAGATATTagttaatattttcgaaaaatgcGTTTCTCTCACTGTTAATTCCACTAATTCAG ATGGTGTAGAAAAAATGTTTGATGCATTATGGTGTTATGTTGCGTGTAGAGTACGTCAACTTGTTTTTGATCCTGTACTGATTGGTGATTATTATGAGGATGTCTCAAAACTTGCCGCTGCATTTACTTTAGAAGCACTGAGAAATCCACTAATAGCAAAAAAATATAAGCATTCAGCTATGTCCTTATTTCAACATTTTGCCTCGTCTGTAATTGTGAAAGATATCAG AATCACAAGATGTTACTTGGTCTTAATACTTAAACAGGAACAAGCAGCTCAAGCCTTAAAGAAAGAGATCAAAAATTTTGATATAATAGTTATACAA GCATGGATAAAATGTTCTATCATTGGTCATAACACAAATGCAGATGAAataacatttatacaaaattatattttacaacTGAATGAAATACAAGAAATTTTTGTGACACCTCAAGATATTCAAGAATTTCGAAACAGTGATGAATCCATTTTAGTGTTCATAATGTATTCTATGAAGAAACGAAGTACTTTAAAA ACCGAACAagcacgaattcaatatgacgcAAAATGGAAATTGTATTTTAATCACATAGAAAAATGGATTCTTACACCAATCACAGAAGAAACGAAAGATTCAGAATTAGCTTTGTGGATATATAGGTGTATTGGAACATTAATTCTTTGTACTTCTACAATGCTATATTCTAAA aatttaccGAATAATATATTCAGAACATTATTACATAAAACTGTTCTTTCAATGGATCAGCCGTTCTTAAAAAATTTGGGGAAAAAGACATTTTCTATGATACTTCTAGGAATAGAAGCTTTTAATGTTAAAAGCGATATATCACTTCaagcattaatacgagatctctTTGATCAATACATGCCACTTTTAATAATTCCAGTTAATAATGcaaataattttaaagtatCTGATTCATTACTAAAGTGTTTCAGAGACGCAAAGGCAGATTTTTTACATttagtatttgaaatattaatgacaaatttttttaccgTTTCAAGTGATAACATGATGCATAAACACTTTTATTTA GTAATGATATTTTTACAAAGTCTACTTAAAGGTGATAAAAATTACGCATATCATGTAACAGAATACATTATTTTAATTTGTACACCTTATATTATTGAAGGTTACATGAAAGTTCATGATCATCATCCACATAAACAACATACCGTAGACTTCATAACTAATGTTATTAGGAATTCATATTATAAAGAAGACCACAATTTACA ggaaaaatttaataatgttaTATCCAATGTTGTCCAGAAATCATTAATAAAAGATCAACATAATACTTTCAAATTTATACGATCAGTGTTATCAATAAACATCGAAatagtacaatttttattagcaaACATTGAACATACCTTAATTAACTTGGAAAGAAATCGACGTCCAAACGCAGCATCTTTAAG ATATTCCTGGAATCAACTTCAAACtgctatgaaaaatataaaagaaaatcgatag